In one window of Tenacibaculum mesophilum DNA:
- a CDS encoding tellurite resistance TerB family protein, translating to MSIVDLYESSKHRNNVAHFNAIFNLAIVDGDLNEDEEKLINRFARKLDITEDEYNEIIKNSQKHPVMPQAKTDDRLERLLDLFKIIYSDHQIDEAELKLILRYAIQLGFSQEKAEEIISKTIKIFSGKIDLDQYKLILNIL from the coding sequence ATGAGTATTGTAGATTTATATGAATCAAGCAAACATAGAAATAATGTAGCGCATTTTAATGCTATTTTTAATTTAGCCATTGTTGATGGAGATTTAAATGAAGATGAAGAAAAATTAATAAATCGTTTTGCTAGGAAACTAGATATAACAGAAGATGAGTATAATGAAATAATAAAAAACTCACAAAAACACCCTGTAATGCCCCAAGCAAAAACTGATGATAGGTTAGAACGTTTGTTAGATTTATTTAAAATAATTTACTCAGACCATCAAATTGATGAAGCAGAATTAAAATTAATTTTACGATATGCTATTCAACTCGGTTTTTCACAAGAAAAAGCAGAAGAAATTATTTCTAAAACTATAAAAATTTTTAGTGGTAAAATTGATTTAGATCAGTATAAATTGATATTAAACATTCTATAA
- a CDS encoding deoxyhypusine synthase family protein — translation MNKPITNFIEKYFLHFNAAALVDAAKGYEAQLEQGSKMLVSLAGAMSTAELGKIFAEMIRQDKVHIISCTGANLEEDIMNLVAHSHYKRVPNYRDLTPQDEWDLLLKGLNRVTDTCIPEEEAFRRLQKHIFKIWKDAEEAGERYLPHEYMYKLLLSGVLEEYYEIDLKDSWMYAAAEKNLPIVVPGWEDSTMGNIFASYVVKGELKASTMKSGIEYMTFLADWYTENSENGIGFFQIGGGIAGDFPICVVPMLYQDLEREDTPFWSYFCQISDSTTSYGSYSGAVPNEKITWGKLDIDTPKFIIESDATIVAPLIFAYLLKM, via the coding sequence ATGAACAAACCTATAACAAATTTTATAGAAAAATACTTTTTACACTTTAATGCAGCTGCACTAGTAGATGCTGCCAAAGGGTACGAAGCACAATTAGAACAAGGCTCTAAAATGTTAGTATCTCTAGCAGGAGCCATGAGTACTGCAGAATTAGGAAAAATTTTTGCAGAAATGATTCGTCAAGACAAAGTACACATCATTTCTTGTACAGGAGCCAACCTTGAAGAAGACATCATGAATTTAGTAGCGCACTCTCATTATAAAAGAGTTCCTAACTACCGTGATTTAACTCCACAAGATGAGTGGGATTTATTATTAAAAGGATTAAATCGTGTTACAGACACTTGTATTCCTGAAGAAGAAGCTTTTAGACGCCTACAAAAACATATTTTTAAAATCTGGAAAGATGCAGAAGAAGCTGGCGAACGTTATCTTCCTCATGAATATATGTATAAACTATTATTATCTGGAGTTTTAGAGGAATATTATGAAATCGATTTAAAAGATTCGTGGATGTATGCAGCAGCAGAAAAGAACTTACCAATTGTTGTTCCTGGATGGGAAGACAGTACTATGGGAAATATTTTTGCCTCTTATGTAGTAAAAGGAGAGCTAAAAGCATCAACTATGAAGTCTGGTATTGAATATATGACCTTCTTAGCTGATTGGTATACTGAAAACTCAGAAAACGGTATCGGGTTTTTCCAAATTGGTGGTGGAATCGCTGGAGATTTCCCTATTTGTGTAGTACCAATGCTATATCAAGATTTAGAAAGAGAAGACACTCCTTTCTGGAGTTATTTCTGTCAAATTTCAGATTCAACGACTAGCTATGGTTCTTACTCAGGAGCTGTTCCTAACGAAAAGATTACTTGGGGAAAATTAGACATCGATACACCTAAGTTTATTATAGAAAGTGATGCAACTATTGTTGCTCCATTAATATTTGCCTATTTATTAAAAATGTAA
- a CDS encoding RMD1 family protein — MHLQTIAYHLERRIALSAIRSQFESYELVKREHSFLLYKITNNSYIYIKDYGSVVFMNCTNDLINQIVSFLINKENSNINNLPSEKYNITFSDTIEVDFGTIQIKELNDDVAHIIMLNLAQSVALMNYVNKTSYLHDKTLVYSKQLEKTGSFKLSKIQMRKFIGKTLNLKNNIAENLFVFDSPDVAWNNKDLSDLDYKLKDELDILKRHQGIENSLNVIKENLDLFNDILQHKYSSMLEWIIILLILFEVVQVIIEKLI; from the coding sequence ATGCACTTACAAACAATTGCATATCACCTTGAAAGACGAATAGCACTTAGTGCTATTCGCTCTCAGTTTGAATCGTATGAGTTAGTAAAAAGAGAACATTCTTTTTTACTATATAAAATCACAAACAATTCATACATCTATATAAAAGATTATGGAAGTGTTGTTTTTATGAACTGTACAAATGATTTAATTAATCAAATTGTTAGTTTTTTAATTAATAAAGAAAATTCAAATATCAACAACCTGCCCTCAGAAAAATACAACATCACTTTTTCTGATACTATAGAAGTTGATTTCGGAACTATTCAAATTAAAGAATTAAATGATGATGTAGCACATATCATTATGCTTAACCTAGCACAATCGGTAGCATTGATGAACTATGTAAACAAAACATCTTATTTGCACGATAAAACATTAGTGTATTCAAAGCAATTAGAAAAGACAGGAAGTTTTAAACTTTCTAAAATTCAAATGCGAAAATTTATTGGTAAAACCTTAAATTTAAAAAATAATATTGCTGAAAATTTATTTGTTTTTGACTCACCAGATGTTGCTTGGAATAACAAAGACTTGTCTGATTTAGATTATAAACTAAAAGATGAATTAGATATTTTAAAACGTCATCAAGGAATAGAAAATAGTTTAAACGTAATTAAAGAAAATTTAGATTTATTTAACGATATACTACAACATAAGTACAGTAGCATGCTAGAATGGATCATCATTCTTCTAATTCTTTTTGAAGTAGTACAGGTAATTATTGAAAAGCTAATTTAA
- the speB gene encoding agmatinase — protein sequence MKKRNYAGIPDQYAKLENAKVVLIPVPYDGTSTWQKGADKGPEAFLDASENMELYDIETDSEVYKEGVYLADAVTEDSSPEAMVEAVHATTKKFINKNKFVTLFGGEHSISIGTIRAFNECFNNLTVLHIDAHADLRKEYEGSSCNHACAVYEASQTTNLVQVGIRSMDISEKSSMNMDKVFFAHDMAVNEYWMDEVIDQLTGNVFITFDLDAIDPSLLPSTGTPEPGGLFYYETLEFLKRVFTERNVVGFDIVELCPNENEKSSDFLAAKLYYKMLSYKFSSTMEDEEDYDDDESSPFNKLAKFKNDDDDY from the coding sequence ATGAAAAAAAGAAATTACGCAGGAATACCTGATCAATACGCAAAATTAGAGAACGCTAAGGTTGTACTTATCCCTGTTCCTTATGACGGAACTAGTACTTGGCAAAAAGGAGCTGACAAAGGTCCTGAAGCTTTTTTAGATGCTTCAGAAAACATGGAATTATACGATATAGAAACTGATAGTGAAGTATATAAAGAAGGTGTTTATTTAGCGGATGCTGTTACAGAAGATTCTTCTCCAGAAGCTATGGTAGAAGCTGTGCATGCAACGACTAAAAAATTTATTAATAAAAATAAGTTTGTAACACTTTTTGGTGGAGAACATTCAATTTCTATAGGAACAATCCGTGCTTTTAACGAATGTTTTAACAACCTTACTGTTTTACATATTGATGCACATGCCGATTTACGTAAGGAATATGAAGGTAGTTCTTGTAATCACGCTTGCGCTGTATACGAAGCGAGTCAAACAACTAACTTAGTACAAGTAGGTATTCGCAGTATGGACATATCAGAAAAGTCATCTATGAATATGGATAAAGTCTTTTTTGCACACGATATGGCTGTAAATGAATACTGGATGGATGAAGTTATTGATCAATTAACAGGTAATGTTTTTATTACTTTTGATTTAGATGCTATTGATCCGTCGCTATTACCAAGTACAGGAACACCGGAACCAGGAGGATTATTTTACTATGAAACCCTAGAGTTTTTAAAAAGAGTGTTTACTGAAAGAAACGTTGTTGGCTTTGATATTGTGGAGTTATGCCCTAACGAAAATGAAAAATCATCAGACTTTTTAGCGGCTAAGTTATATTATAAAATGTTGAGCTATAAGTTTTCTTCTACTATGGAAGATGAAGAAGATTACGATGATGACGAAAGTTCTCCATTTAACAAATTAGCGAAGTTTAAAAACGACGACGACGATTACTAA
- a CDS encoding type III PLP-dependent enzyme domain-containing protein yields the protein MNTKYKDLIEQTFDFPQEEFHTENNNLFFHGIDLMQLVKQYGAPLKFTYLPKISENINKAKAWFHNAIEKHNYKGNYNYSYCTKSSHFKYVLDEALKNDIHIETSSAFDIDIVKSLKKEGKLSDDAFVLCNGFKRDQYIANIVSLIDGGHTNCIPIIDNYEELNLLLEETKSKFKVGIRIASEEEPKFEFYTSRLGIGYKNIVSFYEREIANNPQVELKMLHFFINTGIRDNAYYWNELMKCLNVYIKLKKVCPTLDSLNIGGGFPIKNSLAFDYDYEYMVDEIINQINVACKEAGVNVPNIFTEFGSFTVGEAGGAIYEVLYQKKQNDREKWNMINSSFITTLPDSWAINKRFIMLPLNKWNHRYERVLLGGLTCDSDDYYNSEQHVNGIYLPVYEKESPLYVGFFNTGAYQETIGGFGGLQHCLIPTPKHILINRNENGDLTTKLFKEQQKSEELLSILGY from the coding sequence ATGAATACTAAATATAAAGACTTAATAGAACAAACGTTTGATTTTCCTCAAGAGGAGTTTCACACAGAAAACAACAACTTATTTTTTCATGGTATTGACTTAATGCAATTAGTCAAGCAATATGGTGCGCCCTTAAAGTTCACTTATTTACCAAAAATATCAGAAAATATAAATAAAGCTAAAGCTTGGTTTCATAATGCTATTGAAAAACACAATTACAAAGGAAACTACAATTACAGCTACTGTACTAAGAGTTCTCACTTTAAATACGTATTAGATGAAGCTTTAAAAAATGATATTCACATAGAAACATCATCTGCTTTTGATATTGACATTGTAAAGTCATTAAAAAAAGAAGGAAAGCTAAGTGATGATGCTTTTGTGTTGTGTAATGGTTTTAAACGCGATCAATACATCGCTAATATTGTTAGTCTAATTGATGGAGGGCATACAAACTGTATTCCAATCATAGATAACTATGAAGAGCTAAATTTACTTTTAGAAGAAACTAAAAGTAAATTTAAAGTAGGAATTCGTATAGCTTCTGAAGAAGAACCCAAGTTTGAATTTTATACTAGCCGTTTAGGTATTGGATACAAAAATATCGTATCATTTTATGAGCGTGAAATCGCTAATAACCCTCAAGTTGAATTAAAGATGTTACACTTCTTTATCAACACAGGTATTAGAGACAACGCATACTATTGGAACGAATTAATGAAATGTTTAAATGTGTACATCAAGCTTAAAAAAGTTTGCCCAACCTTAGACAGTTTAAATATAGGTGGAGGTTTCCCTATAAAAAACTCATTGGCTTTTGATTACGACTATGAGTATATGGTAGACGAAATTATAAACCAAATTAATGTCGCTTGTAAAGAGGCAGGTGTAAATGTTCCTAATATTTTTACAGAATTTGGAAGTTTTACTGTTGGAGAAGCTGGAGGTGCTATTTACGAAGTGTTATACCAAAAGAAACAAAACGATCGTGAAAAATGGAATATGATTAACTCATCTTTCATTACTACTTTACCAGATTCTTGGGCCATTAATAAACGTTTTATCATGCTTCCCTTAAATAAATGGAATCATAGATACGAACGTGTTTTATTAGGTGGTTTAACTTGTGACAGCGATGATTATTACAACTCTGAACAACACGTAAACGGAATATACCTACCTGTATATGAAAAAGAAAGTCCTCTGTACGTAGGCTTTTTCAATACGGGAGCATACCAAGAAACTATTGGTGGTTTTGGAGGATTACAACACTGTTTAATCCCAACTCCAAAACATATATTAATTAATAGAAACGAAAACGGTGATTTAACCACCAAACTATTTAAAGAACAACAAAAGAGTGAAGAACTATTATCAATTTTAGGATACTAG
- a CDS encoding mechanosensitive ion channel domain-containing protein, producing the protein MKNRFLELSIYNPFLQFLLLTASLFFLIHVTKKLTRSYIVKNAIEPHRRKLILNLSYFLYYTLALFISLIIFGINFKEVIVFASSILAVLGVGFFAQWSILSNLTASIILFFYHPMRIGDTIKIIDKDFDLQGVVKNITGFYVLLYMPEEKREITIPNTIILYKGIELIKRQNNT; encoded by the coding sequence ATGAAAAATCGCTTTCTAGAGTTATCTATATACAATCCTTTTTTACAATTCTTGCTTTTGACAGCTTCATTATTTTTTTTAATTCATGTAACAAAAAAGTTAACTAGATCTTACATTGTAAAAAATGCTATTGAACCTCATAGGAGAAAACTGATACTAAACCTAAGTTACTTTTTATATTACACATTAGCTCTCTTTATTTCTTTAATTATTTTTGGTATTAATTTTAAAGAAGTAATTGTTTTTGCATCTTCAATACTTGCTGTACTTGGGGTTGGTTTCTTTGCCCAATGGTCTATCTTATCAAACCTAACAGCTAGTATCATCTTATTTTTTTATCATCCAATGCGTATAGGTGATACTATAAAAATTATTGATAAAGACTTCGATTTACAAGGTGTGGTAAAAAACATTACAGGTTTTTACGTTCTTTTATACATGCCAGAAGAAAAGAGAGAAATAACTATCCCTAATACTATTATTCTTTACAAAGGAATTGAGTTAATAAAAAGGCAAAACAACACTTAA
- a CDS encoding universal stress protein, producing MKNVLIPYNFSEAAINALNYTKQLFKGVEVTIYLLDVYVSQPSELLSDEENEKWFNEMDNEIEDELKYLIEVLRRENTSFNYEYVVASNSLTKAVTKTIEERNIDVVITGTKGAKSLAETFIGTNTMKMINVVNKCPILVVPMNYKYKPLHQIVFSTNYKRLFTVKELQFLINLITIKKCMLEVVNLSEESFLSENQQRNKVKLRELFHELNVEYKKIDWKDSETLTLENHIEETESELLVLINHKYNFFNRLLEENVIKKSAFNSKIPILILPEIT from the coding sequence ATGAAGAATGTTTTAATACCCTATAATTTTTCAGAAGCAGCTATTAATGCTTTAAATTACACAAAACAACTGTTTAAAGGTGTTGAGGTAACTATTTATTTATTAGATGTGTATGTAAGTCAACCATCAGAATTATTGAGCGACGAAGAAAATGAAAAATGGTTTAATGAAATGGATAATGAAATTGAAGATGAATTAAAATACCTAATTGAAGTCTTAAGAAGAGAGAATACCAGTTTTAATTATGAGTATGTTGTAGCATCAAACTCATTAACAAAAGCGGTTACTAAAACAATTGAAGAGAGGAATATTGATGTAGTAATTACGGGTACAAAAGGAGCAAAAAGTTTAGCAGAAACATTTATTGGTACAAATACCATGAAAATGATTAATGTAGTTAACAAATGTCCAATACTTGTGGTTCCTATGAATTATAAGTATAAACCATTACATCAAATTGTATTTTCAACAAACTACAAAAGGTTGTTTACAGTGAAAGAATTACAATTTTTAATTAATTTAATCACAATTAAAAAATGTATGTTAGAAGTTGTGAATCTTTCAGAGGAAAGTTTTTTATCAGAAAATCAGCAAAGGAATAAAGTGAAATTGAGAGAATTATTCCATGAATTAAATGTTGAATATAAAAAAATAGATTGGAAAGACTCTGAGACATTAACTTTAGAAAATCATATAGAAGAAACAGAAAGCGAGTTATTGGTTTTAATAAACCATAAGTATAATTTTTTTAACCGATTGTTAGAAGAAAATGTAATAAAAAAATCAGCATTCAATAGTAAAATTCCTATATTAATACTACCAGAAATAACTTAA
- the corA gene encoding magnesium/cobalt transporter CorA, whose translation MTRFIIKQKNTKHVIPGSPVFVGSQKEENTRIRLIGYDETEFIEVELKTINELENYINKYKRLWINIDGLHDVDLIGEVGELFDIHTLVLEDVVNTDQRPRVDIEDYYIFTSIKMMFLNKEKHQLEAEQVSMYLLKNILITFQERKGDVFEPVRERLRNKKGRVRSYNVTYLKYCLLDVIVDNYNFLMETFGEKVEDLEDKILLQPNKNILQEINKYKIELNYFRKAIRPAREAINNFKALKTELITKKEQPFFNDLHDLVQRSYDSVENYKNMLSEQLTVYSTNVNNRLNDIMKILTIFSVIFIPITFIAGIYGTNFEYIPELRYRSGYFVMWGVILLTVLIMLGYFKYKKWF comes from the coding sequence ATGACTCGATTTATAATAAAACAAAAAAACACAAAACATGTAATTCCTGGAAGTCCAGTTTTTGTAGGCAGTCAAAAAGAAGAAAATACAAGAATACGATTAATAGGGTATGATGAAACTGAGTTTATAGAAGTTGAGTTAAAAACAATAAATGAATTAGAAAATTATATAAATAAATACAAGAGACTTTGGATTAATATAGATGGCTTACATGACGTGGATTTAATAGGAGAGGTTGGGGAGTTGTTTGACATCCATACACTTGTTTTGGAAGATGTAGTAAATACCGATCAAAGACCAAGAGTAGATATAGAGGATTATTATATTTTTACGAGCATCAAAATGATGTTTTTGAATAAAGAGAAGCATCAGTTAGAGGCAGAACAGGTTTCTATGTATTTATTGAAAAATATACTTATTACTTTTCAAGAGCGAAAGGGAGATGTTTTTGAGCCGGTAAGAGAAAGGTTGCGTAATAAAAAAGGAAGAGTTAGAAGTTATAACGTAACATATTTAAAGTATTGTTTATTAGATGTAATTGTAGATAATTATAATTTCTTAATGGAAACCTTTGGAGAAAAAGTAGAAGATTTAGAAGATAAAATCTTACTTCAACCTAATAAAAATATATTACAAGAAATTAATAAATATAAAATAGAACTTAATTACTTTAGAAAAGCAATAAGACCAGCCCGAGAAGCAATAAATAACTTTAAAGCTTTAAAAACAGAATTAATTACTAAAAAGGAACAACCTTTTTTTAATGACTTACATGATTTAGTACAACGAAGTTATGACTCAGTTGAAAATTATAAAAACATGTTAAGTGAGCAATTAACGGTATATTCAACGAATGTAAATAATCGTTTGAATGATATTATGAAAATACTAACCATATTTTCAGTAATATTTATTCCTATTACTTTTATAGCGGGTATATATGGGACAAACTTTGAGTATATACCAGAACTTAGGTACCGTAGTGGGTATTTTGTAATGTGGGGAGTTATCTTGCTTACAGTGTTGATTATGTTAGGGTATTTTAAATACAAAAAGTGGTTTTAA
- a CDS encoding HYC_CC_PP family protein: MKKVFHKIASIVIAFVVLLSTMSFTVNSHFCGDMLVGTSYFVKAESCGMDMKQEIKSEDCSVMKKNCCQDVASVVEGQDTLKITSLDQLSFNQQVFIASFYYSYINLFEGIHNKVIPFKDYTPPLVIKDIHVLDEVYLI, encoded by the coding sequence ATGAAAAAAGTATTTCATAAAATAGCATCTATTGTAATAGCTTTTGTAGTGTTGTTATCTACAATGTCATTTACCGTTAATAGTCACTTTTGTGGAGACATGTTAGTGGGTACAAGCTATTTTGTAAAGGCTGAATCTTGTGGAATGGATATGAAGCAAGAAATAAAATCTGAAGACTGTTCAGTGATGAAAAAGAATTGTTGTCAAGATGTGGCTTCAGTAGTTGAAGGTCAAGATACTTTAAAGATTACATCTTTGGATCAACTATCTTTTAATCAACAAGTCTTTATAGCTTCATTTTATTATAGCTATATTAATTTATTTGAAGGAATTCACAATAAAGTAATTCCTTTTAAAGATTATACACCTCCACTGGTCATCAAGGACATTCATGTACTTGATGAAGTATATTTAATATGA